A window of the Brassica oleracea var. oleracea cultivar TO1000 chromosome C1, BOL, whole genome shotgun sequence genome harbors these coding sequences:
- the LOC106327802 gene encoding ACT domain-containing protein ACR7, which produces MELSDCSNEYEKLVVRMNMPRVVIDNGVCPNSTVVKIDSARSPGILLESVQLLTDMNLWIRKAYISSDGKWNMDVFHVSDLYGNKLTDENLIRYIEKSIETSHYTKSESYTGLTALELTGTDRVGLLSEVFAVLADLSCDVVEAKAWTHNGRIALMIYVKDRNSGTPLDGDRVQHIEGQLRNLLRADDGYQNDTWTCVSYGGNTHMERRLHQRMFMDRDYEKKFDYETSPIVSVQNLPKRGYSVVNLQCKDRMKLLFDVVCTLTDMAYIVFHAAIRTVGETAFLEFYVRHCDGNPVNSEPERQRLIQCLQAAVERRTVKGVRLELCTADRPGLLAEVTRILRENGSNIARAEISTKDGIAKNVFYVTDANGNLIDPEIIESIREKIGINDLSVKEQFPISCREEIEKEQQQEPQNHQGQNGGGTVLVSLGSLVMRNLYQLGLIKSYF; this is translated from the exons ATGGAGTTATCTGATTGCTCTAATGAATATGAGAAGCTTGTTGTACGGATGAACATGCCCAG GGTCGTGATTGACAATGGAGTTTGCCCTAATTCAACTGTCGTCAAG ATCGATAGTGCAAGAAGCCCAGGGATATTGCTAGAATCTGTACAGCTTCTCACCGATATGAATCTTTGGATAAGGAAAGCTTACATTTCCTCTGACGGAAAATGGAATATGGATG TTTTTCATGTGAGCGATCTGTACGGCAACAAATTAACCGACGAGAACCTAATCCGTTACATAGAAAAG TCGATCGAGACGTCTCATTACACTAAAAGCGAAAGTTACACCGGTTTAACCGCTCTAGAGCTAACCGGAACAGACAGAGTTGGTTTACTCTCAGAGGTTTTCGCGGTTTTAGCTGATCTTTCATGTGATGTTGTTGAGGCTAAGGCATGGACGCATAACGGGAGGATCGCGTTGATGATCTATGTTAAAGATCGTAACTCCGGTACTCCTCTAGACGGAGACCGTGTCCAACATATAGAAGGGCAACTACGTAACTTACTAAGAGCAGACGATGGGTACCAAAACGACACGTGGACATGCGTATCATATGGTGGAAATACCCATATGGAGAGGAGGTTGCATCAGAGGATGTTTATGGACCGTGACTACGAGAAGAAGTTTGACTACGAGACATCTCCGATCGTTTCGGTACAAAATCTTCCGAAACGTGGTTACTCTGTCGTGAATTTGCAGTGCAAAGATCGCATGAAGCTTTTGTTCGACGTTGTTTGCACGTTGACGGATATGGCCTACATTGTGTTCCATGCGGCGATTAGAACGGTTGGAGAAACAGCGTTTCTGGAATTTTATGTAAGACATTGTGATGGCAATCCGGTTAATTCGGAACCGGAGAGACAACGTTTGATCCAATGTTTACAAGCCGCAGTTGAAAGAAGGACGGTTAAG GGTGTAAGATTGGAGTTATGCACGGCGGATAGACCAGGATTGTTAGCGGAAGTAACACGAATATTGAGGGAGAATGGATCAAACATTGCTAGAGCCGAGATATCGACTAAAGACGGTATAGCCAAGAATGTGTTCTATGTCACAGATGCAAATGGCAACCTTATTGATCCCGAGATAATCGAATCCATTAGAGAGAAGATTGGAATCAATGATCTAAGTGTTAAAGAACAATTCCCGATTAGTTGCCGAGAGGAAATTGAGAAGGAACAACAACAAGAACCGCAAAACCACCAAGGACAAAATGGAGGAGGGACGGTGTTGGTTTCACTTGGGAGCCTGGTGATGAGAAATCTATACCAATTGGGTTTGATCAAATCATATTTTTAG
- the LOC106330998 gene encoding glutathione S-transferase T2-like, with protein MREHIHYKQRWHKINDLTNKFCGAFAAAERQNSSGQNENDVLKVAHEIFYSDYNMKFTLEHPWCVLRYEQKWLNLNTPKATGSSKRKTGETGSQSSSTNVYDHEIRPEGVKAAKSRRNNAQGKALAEYKSIWEIKKEDLAMKEKLSNLAILDTLLAKKEPLSEAEEVVKNKLLTEYF; from the coding sequence ATGAGAGAGCATATCCATTATAAGCAGAGGTGGCACAAAATCAATGATCTCACTAACAAGTTCTGTGGCGCATTTGCAGCTGCAGAGAGACAAAATAGTAGTGGTCAGAATGAGAATGATGTTCTGAAGGTGGCTCATGAAATCTTCTACTCTGATTACAACATGAAGTTTACCCTTGAGCATCCATGGTGTGTGTTGAGGTATGAACAGAAATGGCTTAACCTTAACACTCCAAAAGCTACTGGCAGTTCAAAGAGAAAAACTGGTGAGACAGGTTCCCAATCTTCAAGCACCAATGTTTATGATCATGAGATCCGGCCTGAAGGTGTCAAGGCTGCAAAATCAAGAAGGAATAATGCTCAAGGGAAGGCTCTTGCTGAGTATAAGAGCATTTGGGAAATCAAGAAGGAAGATTTGGCGATGAAGGAGAAACTGTCAAACCTGGCCATACTAGACACTCTCCTTGCTAAAAAAGAACCACTAAGTGAGGCTGAAGAAGTTGTCAAGAATAAGCTCCTGACCGAGTATTTCTGA